From a region of the Haematobia irritans isolate KBUSLIRL chromosome 4, ASM5000362v1, whole genome shotgun sequence genome:
- the IntS10 gene encoding integrator complex subunit 10, translating to MDVTFDGDESYIIQQAKILRTTDPCSAKSWIITAKSLFPTNFNVQFEVYRLEKEANNFEEAAKCFSYIILSLKSPCVEPQLEKEINELTNALKNENDITSEQEFYVKMFQHVSYEVQHKILMMTVNHADNSLHQCKLLLLILKRFPQAAVTHTPRLLEMITEGMKQNPQKYQEMLVEEALPLIYHKTPDVPSQMVCRLFTVSLEYYIRQIIEEVKCDTNEIWKKIFKVLMLCGKIQRWETFLPFNKNWGQNVYWDKLIEIVSTSSAAGSTQVLFYATTLFIYSLHCYIKNCNTRPEDVEINHVLVEGFTDWKVERSEAQNMEPPQISLTTNTSKDISKAFVHAAQCWQLLNTDQFQRDFSKLLLTLPLSPWISRFLFDLAIYFGHQEEAKKLMQEMTIKNSLVHHTLKLGLNLLQGKLTFEGFECVLKIMADLPVTQGSSLEHLTLNVTRHMIFIPLTQKALVQYCCKAIVNSLCRKIYEPKCPDEVLGDLLILLQLEYPKEKELAERIFLIVRNRRNFTFHNFSSYIVTIDFIEEFMSIWNSSADEFNFDFAPPNVINSASRRTRGSDKGGRDDFRSIIKQQISRSNENVASIVASFISQENLRLIHFLYDVEVNQFE from the exons ATGGATGTTACATTTGATGGCGACGAATCGTATATAATACAGCAGGcgaaaatattaagaacaacaGATCCCTGCTCAGCAAAATCTTGGATTATCACTGCAAAGTCTTTGTTTCCAACTAATTTCAACGTACAG TTTGAAGTCTATCGTTTAGAAAAAGAAGCAAATAACTTTGAAGAAGCTGCTAAATGTTTTAGCTATATAATTTTATCGCTCAAAAGCCCTTGCGTAGAACCGCAAttagaaaaagaaattaatgAACTTACAAATGCTTTGAAAAATGAAAACGACATCACGTCTGAACAGGAATTCTATGTTAAGATGTTTCAGCATGTGTCTTATGAAGTTCAGCATAAGATATTGATGATGACTGTCAATCACGCAGACAACAGCTTACATCAATGCAAACTATTGCTATTAATTTTGAAGCGATTTCCACAAGCTGCTGTTACGCATACG CCACGTCTTTTGGAAATGATTACTGAAGGAATGAAACAGAATCCTCAAAAATATCAGGAAATGCTCGTGGAAGAAGCTTTACCATTAATATACCACAAAACGCCAGATGTTCCATCGCAAATGGTTTGCCGACTATTTAcagtttctttagaatattatatacGACAAATTATTGAGGAAGTAAAATgcgatacaaatgaaatttggaaaaaaatattcaaagtgCTCATGCTATGTGGAAAAATTCAACGTTGGGAAACATTTTTACCGTTCAACAAAAACTG GGGACAAAATGTTTACTGGGATAAACTGATTGAAATAGTATCAACGAGTTCTGCAGCAGGTAGTACTCAAGTGCTTTTTTATGCCACCACACTTTTTATTTACTCCTTGCATTGCTATATTAAGAACTGCAATACGCGCCCAGAAGATGTTGAAATaaaccatgttttggtagaagGATTTACGGATTGGAAAGTAGAACGATCCGAAGCACAAAATATGGAGCCTCCGCAGATTTCTCTGACTACAAATACTAGTAAAGACATTTCTAAAGCATTTGTCCATGCTGCTCAATGTTGGCAACTACTTAATACAGATCAGTTCCAACGTGATTTTAGCAAACTGCTTTTGACTTTACCCTTATCGCCCTGGATTTCAAGGTTCCTTTTTGATTTGGCAATATATTTTGGACACCAAGAAGAGGCAAAAAAATTGATGCAGGAAATgacaattaaaaatagtttggtACATCATACGTTAAAGTTGGGATTGAATTTACTTCAAGGTAAATTAACG TTTGAAGGATTTGAATGCGTATTGAAAATAATGGCAGACCTTCCAGTAACCCAAGGATCATCGCTGGAGCATTTAACATTGAATGTAACCCGTCATATGATTTTTATCCCTTTAACACAAAAAGCTCTGGTACAATACTGTTGCAAGGCTATAGTAAATAGTTTATGT CGTAAAATATATGAGCCCAAATGTCCTGATGAAGTCCTTGGTGATCTACTAATTTTACTTCAGTTGGAGTATCCAAAAGAAAAGGAATTGGCGgaacgaatttttttaattgttcgtAACAGAAGAAACTTTACATTCCACAATTTCTCGTCATATATTGTAACGATTGACTTTATTGAGGAGTTCATGTCTATATGGAACTCGAGCGCTGATGAATTTAACTTTGATTTTGCTCCACCCAATGTCATAAATTCTGCCTCTCGTCGAACCCGGGGGTCCGATAAAGGAGGTCGTGATGATTTTCGTTCAATAATCAAGCAGCAAATATCGCGTTCCAATGAAAATGTTGCTTCGAT